The segment AAGGGCGCGCTTACGAGTTTGCCCGGCAGGAGAAAAACGCTCGACATTTATCTCGTAAACAGAAACAAGCTTCTCATTACGCCCTCACGAGACGGTGGTGAACTCATGCAGCAAAAGGTTGAAACGGTCCCGGTGCTCGAATGCGCCGCCGGCCGGGAGATGACCGCTCTGTATAAAAACAATCTCGGCAAGGAGGTGCTCGGCGCTTCCATGTGCATCCCCGCACTGGGCTGGACGCTGCTCGCCGAGATCGGCACGGAAGAGGCATTCGCCCCGGTTGAAGCATTAAAGGACCGCATCATCGTCTTGAGCCTCGTGATCGGACTGTTTGCCTTTTCCCTCGCCTATCTGCTCGCGAAGGAGTCGCAGAGATCTGTCCACGCGGAGAAGTCCCGCCTCGAAGCGCTCATCCGGGGCATGAAAGAGGGGGTCGTCTTCGCGGATGCGCTCGACAACGTGGCGCTGCTCAATCCCGCGGCCGAGAACATATTCGGGATAACGAGCGTGGAATTTCTGGGCGATCAGCTCCTGCACTGTTACCGGTGCAACATAGAACAGTTTGACGATAAAATCCAGGCGATCAAGGAGGGAAAGCTGGCGTTCTTTGCCGGAGAGACCGTCCACCGGGACAGACAATTCGAGATCACGATTTCGCCGATCAAACGGAACGCGGACTACCTCGGCACGGTCATGGTCCTCCACGATATTACAGAACGCAAACGGATGGAAGAGGCGCTGCGGGAGACCGGCGAATCCCTCCAGGCGATCATCCAGTCCTCACCCCTCGCCATTATTGCCCTCGATCCGTCCGCGAACGTGACGGCGTGGAGTAAGGCAGCCGAGCGCATTTTCGGTTGGAGCGCGTACGAAGCGATTGGGCGTTCCCTGCCCATCGTTCCTGACGACAAACAGGCTGAGTTCCAGGGATTGTGCGAGCGGGTGCTTCAGGGCGAACTGCTCTCCGAGTTGGAGGTGCGCCGGCAAAGGAAGGACGGCTCGCCCATCGAGGTCAGGATCTCGGCGGCGCCGCTCTATGACTCGAAGGGAAACGTCAGCGGTATTATGGCGCTCCTGGCCGACGTTACCGACCAGAAAAAGCTCGAAGAACAACTCCGCCATGCGCAAAAGATGGAGGCGGTGGGCCAGCTTGCGGGAGGCATCGCCCATGATTTCAATAATATCCTGACGGCGATAATCGGGTATGGA is part of the Nitrospirota bacterium genome and harbors:
- a CDS encoding PAS domain S-box protein, with the translated sequence KGALTSLPGRRKTLDIYLVNRNKLLITPSRDGGELMQQKVETVPVLECAAGREMTALYKNNLGKEVLGASMCIPALGWTLLAEIGTEEAFAPVEALKDRIIVLSLVIGLFAFSLAYLLAKESQRSVHAEKSRLEALIRGMKEGVVFADALDNVALLNPAAENIFGITSVEFLGDQLLHCYRCNIEQFDDKIQAIKEGKLAFFAGETVHRDRQFEITISPIKRNADYLGTVMVLHDITERKRMEEALRETGESLQAIIQSSPLAIIALDPSANVTAWSKAAERIFGWSAYEAIGRSLPIVPDDKQAEFQGLCERVLQGELLSELEVRRQRKDGSPIEVRISAAPLYDSKGNVSGIMALLADVTDQKKLEEQLRHAQKMEAVGQLAGGIAHDFNNILTAIIGYGSILRMKMRDDDPLRLNAEQILASSERAANLTKSLLSFSRKQILNPKPVNVNSIITRVEGLLARIIGEDIDLKTELSDNDLIVMVDAGQMEQVLMNLAANARDAMPDGGLLTIETEILQLDKEYQKTHAYGEPGVYAVISVTDTGIGMDEETRKKIFEPFFTTKEVGKGTGLGLSMVYGMIKQHKGYINVYSESGRGTTFKIYLPLIKAEADEETSLMAHTSMMGGVESILLSEDDADVRKLTKNVLEEAGYTVIEAEDGEEALNKFKENESSIRLLLLDVIMPKKDGKAVYEEIRRTHPAIKALFMSGYTANIIHKKGILEKDLNFISKPVAPAELLRMVRNVLDT